One segment of Haemophilus influenzae DNA contains the following:
- a CDS encoding HU family DNA-binding protein yields the protein MNKTDLIDAIANAAELNKKQAKAALEATLDAITASLKEGEPVQLIGFGTFKVNERAARTGRNPQTGAEIQIAASKVPAFVSGKALKDAIK from the coding sequence ATGAACAAAACAGATTTAATTGATGCAATTGCAAACGCTGCAGAGTTAAACAAAAAACAAGCTAAAGCAGCGTTAGAAGCGACTTTAGATGCAATTACTGCAAGCCTAAAAGAAGGTGAGCCTGTACAATTAATCGGTTTCGGTACATTTAAAGTAAATGAACGTGCTGCTCGTACTGGCCGTAACCCACAAACTGGTGCTGAAATCCAAATCGCAGCATCTAAAGTGCCAGCATTTGTATCTGGTAAAGCATTAAAAGATGCAATTAAATAA
- a CDS encoding YjaG family protein yields MRNPIHKRLENLESWQHLTFMAALCERMAPNFKLFCQMNELSVEAKTYQNILNLVWEYLTIKDVKINFENQLEKLESIIPDVNDYDSFGVVPALDACQALAEILHAIIAGETLERAVEISLISLGTIRALLETETGRDWSESELKENEDIQTELDVQWQVYRLLKECEKRDIELILALKNEIRTEGISNIGIEFHQ; encoded by the coding sequence ATGCGAAATCCGATTCATAAACGCTTAGAAAACTTAGAAAGTTGGCAACATCTTACTTTTATGGCTGCTTTATGTGAACGTATGGCACCAAATTTTAAATTGTTCTGTCAAATGAACGAGCTTAGCGTTGAAGCTAAAACGTATCAAAATATTCTCAATTTGGTGTGGGAATATTTAACAATTAAAGATGTCAAAATCAACTTTGAAAATCAGTTGGAGAAATTAGAAAGCATTATTCCCGATGTGAATGATTATGATAGTTTTGGTGTTGTGCCTGCATTAGATGCCTGTCAGGCTTTAGCTGAAATTTTACACGCTATTATTGCGGGAGAAACCTTAGAAAGGGCGGTGGAAATAAGCTTAATTTCGTTGGGAACAATAAGAGCGTTATTGGAAACAGAAACTGGACGAGATTGGTCAGAAAGTGAGCTAAAAGAAAATGAAGATATTCAAACAGAACTTGATGTGCAATGGCAAGTTTATCGTTTGCTTAAAGAATGTGAAAAACGTGATATTGAATTAATTTTAGCTTTAAAAAATGAAATTCGGACTGAGGGCATATCTAACATTGGTATAGAATTTCATCAATAA
- the nudC gene encoding NAD(+) diphosphatase: MKILQQDDFGYWLLTQGSNLYLVNNELPFGIAKDIDLEGLKAMQIGEWKNHPLWLVAEQINDEREYVSLRKLLSLPEDEFYILSRGVEINHFLKTHKFCGKCGHKTQQTQDELAVQCTHCGYRTYPVICPSIIVAVRRGHEILLANHKRHYSPNGGIYTTLAGFVEVGETFEQAVNREVFEETGISIKNLRYFGSQPWAFPNSQMVGFLADYESGEITLQESEIYDAQWFSYDQPLPELPPTGTIARKLIHATLELCKAENKRD, encoded by the coding sequence ATGAAAATACTTCAACAAGATGATTTTGGTTATTGGTTGCTTACACAAGGTTCTAATCTGTATTTAGTGAATAATGAATTGCCTTTTGGTATCGCTAAAGATATTGATTTGGAAGGATTGAAAGCAATGCAAATTGGAGAATGGAAAAATCATCCCTTGTGGCTTGTTGCAGAGCAAATAAATGACGAACGAGAATATGTGAGTTTGCGTAAATTACTTTCACTGCCAGAGGATGAATTTTATATATTAAGTCGAGGAGTGGAAATTAATCATTTTCTGAAAACCCATAAATTCTGTGGAAAGTGCGGTCATAAAACACAACAAACTCAAGATGAACTTGCCGTGCAATGTACTCACTGTGGGTATCGAACTTATCCTGTGATTTGCCCATCAATTATTGTTGCGGTTCGTCGTGGTCACGAAATTCTATTGGCAAATCATAAGCGACATTATAGTCCCAACGGAGGAATATATACGACGCTTGCAGGTTTTGTCGAAGTAGGGGAAACATTTGAACAAGCGGTGAATAGAGAGGTTTTTGAAGAAACGGGGATTTCAATAAAAAATCTTCGTTATTTTGGTAGCCAGCCTTGGGCATTTCCAAACTCTCAAATGGTCGGTTTTCTTGCTGATTATGAAAGCGGAGAAATAACATTGCAGGAAAGTGAAATTTATGACGCACAATGGTTTTCTTATGATCAACCCTTGCCAGAATTACCGCCAACAGGTACTATCGCTCGTAAATTAATTCACGCAACGCTTGAACTCTGTAAAGCGGAAAATAAACGCGATTAA
- the nfuA gene encoding Fe-S biogenesis protein NfuA, translating to MEQATQQIAISDAAQAHFRKLLDTQEEGTNIRIFVVNPGMPNAECGVSYCPPNAVEESDVEMKYDTFSAFIDEVSLPFLEEAEIDYVTEELGAQLTLKAPNAKMRKVADDAPLIERVEYVIQTQINPQLANHGGRITLIEITEDGYAILQFGGGCNGCSMVDVTLKDGVEKQLISLFPNELKGAKDITEHQRGEHSYY from the coding sequence ATGGAACAAGCAACCCAGCAAATCGCTATTTCTGATGCCGCACAAGCGCATTTTAGAAAACTTTTAGACACCCAAGAAGAAGGAACCAATATTCGTATTTTCGTCGTTAATCCGGGTATGCCTAATGCGGAATGTGGCGTATCTTATTGCCCACCGAATGCCGTGGAAGAAAGTGATGTTGAAATGAAATATGACACTTTTTCTGCATTTATTGATGAGGTCAGCCTGCCTTTCTTAGAAGAAGCAGAAATTGATTATGTTACCGAAGAACTTGGTGCGCAACTTACCTTAAAAGCACCAAATGCCAAAATGCGTAAGGTGGCTGATGATGCGCCATTAATTGAACGTGTTGAATATGTCATTCAAACTCAAATTAATCCACAGCTTGCAAATCACGGTGGACGCATAACCTTAATTGAAATTACTGAAGATGGTTACGCAATTTTACAATTCGGTGGTGGTTGTAATGGTTGTTCAATGGTGGACGTTACATTAAAAGATGGCGTAGAAAAACAACTTATTAGCCTATTCCCGAATGAATTAAAAGGTGCAAAAGATATAACCGAGCATCAACGTGGCGAACATTCTTATTATTAG
- a CDS encoding ComF family protein, which produces MNFLNFRCIHCRGNLHIAKNGLCSGCQKQIKSFPYCGHCGAELQYYAQHCGNCLKQEPSWDKMVIIGHYVEPLSVLIHRFKFQNQFWIDRTLARLLYLAVRDAKRTHQLKLPEAIIPVPLYHFRQWRRGYNQADLLSRQLSRWLDIPNLNNIVKRVKHTHTQRGLSAKDRRQNLKNAFSLAVLKNEFPYHRVALVDDVITTGSTLNEISKLLRKLGVEEIQVWGLARA; this is translated from the coding sequence ATGAATTTTTTAAATTTTCGCTGTATCCACTGTCGTGGCAATCTTCATATCGCAAAAAATGGGTTATGTTCAGGTTGCCAAAAACAAATTAAATCTTTTCCTTATTGCGGTCATTGTGGTGCGGAATTGCAATATTATGCGCAGCATTGTGGAAATTGTCTTAAACAAGAACCTAGTTGGGATAAGATGGTCATTATAGGGCATTATGTTGAGCCACTTTCAGTGTTAATTCATCGTTTTAAATTTCAAAATCAATTTTGGATTGACCGCACTTTAGCTCGGCTTTTATATCTTGCGGTGCGTGATGCTAAGCGAACGCATCAACTTAAATTGCCAGAAGCAATCATTCCTGTGCCTTTATATCATTTTCGTCAGTGGCGACGGGGTTATAATCAGGCTGATTTATTATCTCGGCAATTAAGTCGTTGGCTGGATATTCCTAATTTGAACAATATCGTAAAACGTGTGAAACATACGCATACTCAACGTGGTTTGAGTGCAAAAGATCGTCGTCAGAATTTAAAAAATGCCTTTTCTCTTGCTGTTTTGAAAAATGAATTTCCTTATCATCGAGTCGCGCTGGTGGATGATGTAATTACTACAGGCTCTACACTCAATGAAATCTCAAAATTGTTGCGAAAATTAGGTGTGGAGGAGATCCAAGTGTGGGGACTGGCACGGGCTTAA